A genomic region of Leptolyngbya sp. NIES-2104 contains the following coding sequences:
- a CDS encoding DUF2993 domain-containing protein: protein MPDLDDQAISKVAELGIKSQLDEVENLNVAIDIDPLKLITGALNSVSIAGVGMVMKQDLRIEQMEFNTGAVAVNPMSLAFGKIELTHPTEAEAIVTLTESDINRAFGSEFVKGKMQALEVQVNGETATVDMQKVSFGLPGAGKILFSTEVVLQNSQERKSVAFTAVPKVSPDKHQIVLEDVEYLDDQELSPEFTEAMLNQAKQLLDLRNFEIGDMTLQIKRLAALKGKLILESEAIVNQFPSS from the coding sequence ATGCCGGATTTAGATGACCAGGCGATTAGCAAGGTCGCAGAACTCGGAATCAAAAGTCAGCTTGACGAAGTTGAAAACCTAAACGTTGCGATCGACATTGATCCCTTAAAACTGATTACCGGAGCCTTAAACTCCGTATCGATCGCGGGTGTGGGAATGGTGATGAAGCAAGACCTCCGCATCGAACAGATGGAATTCAACACCGGAGCAGTCGCAGTCAACCCAATGAGTCTTGCGTTTGGCAAGATCGAGTTGACGCATCCGACTGAAGCAGAAGCGATCGTCACTCTAACCGAATCTGATATTAATCGTGCCTTCGGTTCTGAGTTTGTGAAAGGCAAAATGCAGGCTTTAGAAGTTCAAGTCAACGGAGAAACCGCAACCGTTGATATGCAAAAAGTTAGTTTTGGATTGCCCGGAGCAGGCAAGATTCTGTTCAGTACCGAAGTGGTTTTACAAAACTCACAAGAAAGAAAATCTGTGGCGTTTACTGCGGTGCCAAAAGTTAGTCCAGACAAGCATCAAATCGTTCTTGAAGATGTCGAATATTTAGACGATCAAGAACTCTCTCCAGAATTTACTGAAGCAATGTTAAATCAAGCAAAACAACTGCTTGATCTCCGAAATTTTGAGATCGGAGATATGACGCTTCAGATCAAGCGATTGGCTGCTTTGAAAGGGAAACTAATTCTTGAGTCAGAAGCGATCGTCAATCAGTTTCCGTCATCTTAG
- a CDS encoding PAS domain-containing protein, whose amino-acid sequence MNESENTRDRQKLIQQLEAVDQQVHQLFESVDHYSSPDASFSEYLSALSKALEELKLTEEQICQQNQQLSEARQALEIEQQRYQELFEFAPDGYLITDNHGTIQEANRVAVDLLKIDKKYIVGKTLINFVGEGHRHVFRLLLLQLQSINQVREWEIPMVAQDGTQFVAALTTVAVRTESGDTIALRWLIRDITTRKQIEEQLRKIQHQNLQLIEADRLKEQFIATMSHELRTPLTAILGFSDLLLRQFHRQFPPHQTKLIERIFENGRHLLSLIEDILDFSNLRAKRIELQLEMFDLNELVGHTVEEMRSMAEQKKLSIHTHFSTTDPLILNDRSRVKQILVNLISNAIKFTDSGSVCVQVKSGKFGRIAIVVQDTGIGIDDNNLDTIFQEFRQVNQTSTRQHGGTGLGLAITKALTQLMGGEITVQSKLGSGSTFTVELPMRLASL is encoded by the coding sequence ATGAATGAATCCGAAAATACCCGCGATCGGCAAAAACTGATTCAGCAGTTAGAAGCTGTCGATCAGCAAGTGCATCAACTTTTTGAATCTGTCGATCACTATTCTTCACCAGATGCGTCTTTCTCAGAATATTTGTCTGCTCTATCAAAAGCGTTAGAGGAATTAAAGCTCACTGAAGAACAAATCTGTCAGCAAAACCAACAACTTTCTGAAGCGAGACAAGCTTTAGAGATTGAACAACAACGATATCAAGAATTATTTGAGTTTGCGCCAGATGGTTATTTGATCACCGATAATCACGGCACAATTCAAGAAGCAAATCGGGTCGCAGTTGACTTATTAAAGATTGATAAAAAATATATTGTTGGTAAAACTCTGATCAATTTTGTCGGTGAAGGACATCGACATGTTTTTCGATTGCTTCTACTGCAACTGCAATCGATCAATCAAGTGCGCGAATGGGAGATTCCGATGGTCGCGCAGGATGGAACGCAATTTGTGGCAGCGTTAACCACCGTTGCGGTCAGGACAGAAAGCGGGGATACGATCGCGCTTCGGTGGCTAATTCGCGATATTACCACTCGAAAACAAATTGAAGAGCAGCTTAGAAAAATTCAGCATCAGAATCTACAACTGATCGAAGCCGATCGATTAAAAGAGCAATTTATCGCAACCATGTCGCATGAGTTGCGAACACCTTTAACTGCGATTTTAGGCTTTTCAGATTTATTATTACGTCAATTTCACCGTCAATTTCCGCCGCATCAAACCAAGTTAATCGAACGAATTTTTGAAAATGGGCGACATTTACTAAGCTTAATCGAAGACATTTTAGACTTCTCGAACCTCAGAGCGAAACGAATCGAGCTTCAGTTAGAGATGTTCGACCTCAATGAATTAGTTGGACACACCGTTGAAGAGATGCGATCGATGGCTGAACAAAAGAAACTTAGTATCCACACCCATTTTTCCACGACAGACCCTCTAATTTTGAATGATCGATCGCGAGTCAAACAGATTCTCGTCAATCTCATTTCTAACGCGATTAAATTTACCGATTCGGGTTCTGTCTGTGTGCAGGTAAAATCTGGGAAATTTGGCAGAATTGCGATCGTCGTTCAAGACACCGGAATCGGCATCGACGATAATAATCTCGACACGATCTTCCAAGAATTCCGCCAAGTGAATCAGACTTCGACGCGGCAACACGGCGGAACAGGGTTAGGACTTGCGATCACGAAAGCGCTCACTCAGTTGATGGGCGGAGAAATTACAGTCCAAAGCAAACTGGGATCGGGTTCGACCTTCACTGTGGAATTGCCAATGAGACTTGCCTCTCTCTAG
- a CDS encoding ferredoxin-thioredoxin reductase variable chain, with translation MSIVHSGQVIVVNLAERGTLKVMKIGDRVRVKESVVVYHHPEHRNEAFDIQGQEGEIIAVVKEWQGRPVSANLPFLVKFEGKFRAHLQEFELETI, from the coding sequence TTGTCTATCGTTCATTCAGGGCAAGTGATTGTGGTGAATCTTGCGGAGAGAGGAACACTCAAGGTTATGAAAATTGGCGATCGTGTTCGAGTGAAAGAATCAGTGGTGGTCTATCACCATCCAGAACACCGCAATGAAGCGTTTGATATTCAGGGACAAGAAGGGGAAATAATCGCGGTCGTCAAAGAGTGGCAAGGTCGCCCTGTCAGCGCAAATTTACCCTTCTTGGTTAAATTTGAAGGCAAGTTTCGCGCTCATCTTCAAGAGTTTGAACTTGAAACCATTTAG
- a CDS encoding PP2C family serine/threonine-protein phosphatase, translating to MNSSGKLFERTTTPTIRRFQPQGFHYLWAVGTTAEQKKSGTTIASRYQVKAPQIWLDTEPENDPQVPLAASELAQTYLLLYPYRLHLPEVYGVCREGGDEVLLLENVPITEAGELQPSIAQVWYQGSATRQVYWLWQMLELWTPLKELGVASSLLSPEFVRIEGWRIRLKELILDEGQTQESFREPTLANLAQSWLVLLADAKPAIAEQLQAICALMQASDVSYRDISSRLNLLLLEQSAQLPLRIQVYGATEVGKRRSHNEDFCYPLTTKTQTFDDLSARLTIVCDGIGGHDGGEVASQLAVQSIQLQVKALLSEISGQPEPLPPDLICDQLAAIIRVVNNLIAAQNDAQNRTARRRMGTTLIMALQIPQRVTLPGGSIANNAHEVYIVNVGDSRAYWITPEYCHQLSVDDDVAVREVRMGRSLYREALKRPDSGALTQAMGTREGHHLHPSVRRFILEEDGMLVLCSDGMSDNGFVEQSWADYAELIVQEKFSIESAVQSWLEFANQRNGHDNASIVLTHAQVSAALPELRLPLSKSIESADDTELPEPIVIPPTEVVKPRKNRIFLKTLLVLLLGGGAALGTWYYRDPVGMQQRIRTEVERVQPTIESLRQRINNDLLKR from the coding sequence ATGAATTCCTCTGGTAAACTCTTTGAGCGCACGACGACCCCCACGATCAGACGTTTTCAACCGCAAGGATTTCATTATCTTTGGGCAGTCGGGACAACCGCCGAGCAGAAAAAATCAGGAACGACGATCGCATCTCGATACCAGGTCAAGGCTCCGCAAATTTGGCTCGATACCGAACCCGAAAATGACCCACAAGTGCCTCTAGCGGCATCAGAACTGGCTCAAACGTATTTGCTGTTGTATCCGTATCGATTGCACCTTCCAGAGGTGTATGGCGTGTGTCGGGAGGGCGGCGATGAGGTTTTGTTGCTGGAAAATGTGCCGATTACGGAAGCGGGGGAGTTGCAGCCGTCGATCGCTCAAGTTTGGTATCAGGGCAGTGCCACTCGGCAGGTTTACTGGTTGTGGCAGATGCTCGAATTGTGGACACCGCTCAAAGAGTTGGGAGTCGCATCAAGTTTGTTATCGCCAGAATTTGTGCGGATTGAAGGCTGGCGGATTCGGTTGAAAGAATTGATTCTGGATGAAGGACAGACTCAGGAATCATTTAGAGAGCCGACTTTGGCGAATTTGGCGCAGAGTTGGCTCGTGTTGTTAGCCGATGCGAAACCTGCGATCGCAGAACAGTTACAAGCAATCTGCGCTTTGATGCAAGCTTCGGATGTGAGCTACCGTGATATTTCATCTCGGTTGAATCTGCTGTTATTAGAGCAGTCGGCTCAGTTGCCGTTGAGAATTCAAGTGTATGGCGCGACAGAAGTTGGGAAACGTCGATCGCATAACGAAGATTTTTGTTACCCACTGACGACGAAAACGCAAACCTTTGATGATTTGTCTGCACGATTAACGATCGTGTGTGATGGAATCGGTGGGCATGATGGCGGCGAAGTGGCGAGTCAGTTAGCGGTGCAGTCGATTCAATTGCAAGTGAAAGCGCTGTTATCGGAAATTTCAGGACAACCGGAACCGTTACCGCCGGATTTAATTTGTGATCAATTAGCCGCGATCATCAGAGTTGTAAATAATCTCATCGCCGCTCAAAATGATGCTCAAAATCGCACCGCTCGGCGGCGGATGGGAACGACTTTGATCATGGCGTTACAGATTCCGCAGCGAGTCACGTTACCGGGAGGCTCGATCGCGAATAATGCTCACGAAGTTTATATCGTCAATGTTGGAGATAGCCGCGCTTATTGGATTACACCGGAATATTGTCATCAGTTGAGCGTGGATGATGATGTCGCAGTGCGGGAAGTTCGGATGGGTCGATCGCTGTATCGGGAAGCTCTAAAACGCCCGGATTCAGGAGCGCTCACCCAAGCGATGGGAACCCGTGAAGGACATCATTTGCATCCGAGTGTGCGGCGGTTCATTCTCGAAGAAGATGGCATGCTTGTCCTGTGTTCGGATGGCATGAGCGATAACGGATTTGTTGAGCAATCTTGGGCGGACTACGCAGAACTAATCGTGCAGGAGAAATTCTCGATCGAGTCGGCTGTCCAATCCTGGCTTGAATTTGCCAATCAGCGGAACGGACATGACAACGCCTCGATCGTGCTCACTCACGCTCAAGTGTCAGCCGCATTGCCCGAATTGCGATTGCCCTTGTCGAAATCGATTGAAAGTGCAGACGATACCGAACTGCCAGAACCGATCGTAATTCCGCCGACCGAGGTAGTGAAACCCAGGAAGAATCGAATTTTTCTCAAAACCCTGCTAGTTCTGCTTTTAGGTGGAGGGGCGGCTTTGGGAACTTGGTACTATCGCGATCCGGTGGGAATGCAGCAGCGGATTCGCACAGAGGTAGAACGAGTTCAGCCCACGATCGAATCATTGCGTCAGCGCATCAATAACGATTTGCTTAAACGATAG
- a CDS encoding NfeD family protein, whose translation MTPTAIWLIVGVGLCLVEFVLPTAFIAFVLGISALFVALVAHLLPIGFQVGLWVILSIALVLVSRRFVNRRAAFKLDATEAETLTEIRPGEVGRVRYEGNSWSARCESSNLDIPAGRRVYVVGRRGTTLIVMPEEF comes from the coding sequence ATGACTCCCACAGCCATTTGGTTGATCGTCGGTGTAGGACTGTGTTTAGTTGAATTCGTCCTGCCCACGGCATTTATCGCCTTTGTTCTAGGAATAAGTGCATTATTCGTCGCGCTCGTGGCTCACCTGTTGCCGATCGGCTTCCAAGTCGGGCTATGGGTGATTTTGTCGATCGCGCTTGTTCTCGTTTCCCGCCGTTTTGTCAATCGTCGGGCTGCCTTCAAACTCGATGCTACCGAAGCGGAAACCCTAACAGAAATTCGTCCCGGTGAAGTTGGACGAGTCCGCTACGAGGGCAACTCTTGGTCAGCTCGCTGTGAAAGCTCAAATCTTGACATTCCTGCAGGTCGCCGCGTGTATGTGGTCGGTCGCCGGGGAACTACTTTAATTGTGATGCCAGAAGAATTTTAA
- a CDS encoding SPFH domain-containing protein, which translates to MWGWVIALVVGGGAVSSVKIIQQGNEALVERLGSYDRKLSPGLNFVIPGLDRVAYQETIREKVLDIPPQGCITRDNVSITADAVVYWRIVDMEKAYYKVQNLQSAMVNLVLTQIRAEMGQLELDETFTARSHINEMLLRELDTATDPWGVKVTRVELRDIIPSKAVQESMELQMSAERRKRAAILTSEGERESAVNSARGKAEAQVLDAEARQKSAILAAEGEQKAIVLKAQAERQQSVLRAQATAEAIQIVTQALNNDPRAAEAGKVLLALSYLDMGTTVGKSDSSKVMFMDPRSIPATLQGMLSMVDENGKG; encoded by the coding sequence ATGTGGGGTTGGGTTATTGCTTTAGTTGTCGGTGGTGGAGCCGTCTCCAGCGTTAAGATTATCCAGCAAGGAAACGAAGCCTTAGTCGAACGCTTAGGAAGCTACGATCGCAAATTGTCGCCGGGTCTAAACTTCGTCATTCCGGGACTCGATCGCGTCGCTTATCAAGAAACCATTCGAGAAAAAGTCCTCGACATTCCGCCACAAGGCTGTATCACTCGCGATAACGTTTCGATCACCGCCGATGCAGTCGTGTACTGGCGCATTGTAGACATGGAGAAAGCCTACTACAAAGTGCAAAATCTCCAATCAGCAATGGTGAATTTGGTTCTCACTCAGATCCGTGCAGAAATGGGACAGTTGGAACTCGATGAAACCTTTACGGCTCGATCGCACATCAACGAAATGCTGCTGCGTGAACTCGATACCGCCACCGATCCTTGGGGTGTGAAAGTCACTCGTGTGGAACTGCGCGACATTATTCCATCCAAAGCCGTTCAAGAATCGATGGAACTGCAAATGTCCGCAGAACGCCGCAAACGGGCTGCAATTCTCACCTCTGAAGGGGAACGCGAGTCAGCGGTGAATTCGGCTCGTGGTAAAGCAGAAGCGCAAGTCCTTGATGCAGAGGCACGTCAAAAGTCAGCCATTCTAGCCGCCGAAGGAGAACAAAAAGCGATCGTGCTCAAAGCCCAAGCCGAACGCCAACAATCCGTCCTCAGAGCACAGGCGACCGCAGAAGCAATTCAAATCGTGACACAAGCTCTGAACAATGATCCTCGTGCGGCGGAAGCTGGAAAAGTTCTCTTAGCTCTGAGCTATCTCGACATGGGAACAACGGTCGGTAAGAGCGATAGCAGCAAAGTGATGTTTATGGACCCGCGTAGTATTCCGGCAACGCTGCAAGGAATGTTATCGATGGTCGATGAAAACGGTAAAGGCTAA
- a CDS encoding type II toxin-antitoxin system VapC family toxin: MTLRILDTDHVSLFLGGHPQVIAKLNETGLNWEITVITVQEIFNGWIGEINDPNLSQNPVKLYTKLWTSTEFFKFATILNFDATAYDRYQQLLREQPELNKKRLVKDMRIAAIALVTGAIVATRNQRDFSLVRNLTLENWVSS; this comes from the coding sequence ATGACGTTACGAATTCTAGATACCGACCATGTTTCGCTCTTTTTGGGTGGACATCCACAAGTCATCGCAAAATTAAATGAGACAGGATTGAATTGGGAGATCACGGTCATTACGGTGCAAGAGATTTTTAATGGCTGGATTGGGGAGATTAATGACCCTAACCTTAGTCAAAATCCTGTCAAGCTCTACACAAAGCTTTGGACATCGACTGAGTTCTTCAAATTCGCAACGATTCTCAACTTTGACGCGACTGCTTACGATCGCTACCAGCAACTTCTTCGAGAACAACCTGAACTGAACAAGAAGCGGTTAGTGAAAGATATGAGAATTGCCGCGATTGCGCTTGTAACAGGAGCGATTGTTGCAACTAGAAATCAACGTGATTTTTCATTAGTGAGAAACCTAACGTTAGAGAATTGGGTGTCTTCGTAG
- a CDS encoding AAC(3)-I family aminoglycoside N-acetyltransferase, whose product MHQIAPDDVALLEALLTTFGEAFDEVETYNGNRPSVAYLKRLLNSGYFIGIAAVQDSKVVSGIAAYELMKFEQERSEIYIYDLAIAATHRRKGIATALIQKLKQIAQDRGAYVIFVQADLGDEPAIALYTKLGIREEVLHFDIAVENGNRTAQ is encoded by the coding sequence ATTCACCAGATCGCGCCCGATGACGTAGCTCTGCTGGAAGCCCTGTTGACAACCTTCGGTGAAGCCTTCGATGAAGTGGAAACCTACAACGGGAATCGACCGAGCGTGGCTTATCTCAAGCGTCTGCTCAACAGCGGCTACTTCATTGGGATTGCTGCTGTGCAGGATAGCAAAGTTGTAAGCGGTATTGCAGCCTATGAACTGATGAAATTCGAGCAAGAGCGCAGCGAAATTTACATCTATGATTTGGCTATTGCCGCAACTCATCGTCGTAAGGGTATTGCGACAGCCTTAATTCAGAAGCTTAAGCAGATTGCCCAAGACCGAGGAGCATACGTTATCTTTGTGCAGGCAGATCTCGGCGATGAACCTGCGATCGCACTGTACACGAAACTCGGTATTCGCGAAGAAGTGCTGCATTTCGACATAGCAGTTGAGAACGGCAATCGCACTGCACAATAA
- a CDS encoding adenosine deaminase, giving the protein MALYAELHRHLGGSVVPRILWRYLERSESELIDRFANYPEFEDFYTRPRNTLDEYLELHTIVEGVQTAEALPYFIYRLMRGAYIFENLAYLELRYTPYLRTNPTLDQSRRIEQMTEIAQIVGRSSRLKEYPIVSSQILCMHSKLPYEVNRAIVDLAAQMPEYICAIDLAGGDSYYAERIDEFVELFEYARSLNLHTTCHLYETEGNYPELLPFLNRIGHGIQIPLRYPHLLKEVAQRNQCLEVCPTTYLKTGTLQEIRQLKQVFDQCFDAGVDIAICTDNAGLNDVRLPFEYETLLTQDVIGFEELQACQDAAFRHAFAWQYAQRPASLIDRLLKSEAS; this is encoded by the coding sequence GTGGCTTTATACGCAGAATTGCATCGTCACTTGGGCGGTTCGGTCGTACCTCGCATCTTGTGGCGCTATTTAGAACGCAGCGAATCGGAACTCATTGATCGCTTTGCGAATTATCCTGAGTTTGAAGATTTCTATACTCGACCCCGCAATACATTAGATGAGTATTTGGAACTTCACACGATCGTGGAAGGTGTCCAAACCGCTGAAGCGCTCCCGTATTTTATTTACCGTTTAATGCGAGGAGCTTACATTTTCGAGAATTTGGCGTATCTAGAACTTCGCTACACGCCTTATTTGCGAACGAATCCAACCTTGGATCAGTCGCGTCGAATCGAGCAAATGACCGAAATTGCTCAGATTGTCGGGCGTTCCAGTCGATTAAAGGAATATCCAATCGTCAGCAGTCAAATCCTCTGTATGCACTCGAAATTACCGTACGAGGTGAATCGAGCGATCGTAGATTTGGCAGCTCAGATGCCGGAGTATATTTGCGCGATCGATTTAGCGGGCGGCGATTCGTATTATGCCGAGCGGATTGATGAGTTTGTCGAACTGTTTGAATATGCTCGATCGCTCAATCTGCACACAACTTGCCATCTGTACGAAACCGAAGGCAATTACCCCGAACTGCTTCCCTTCTTGAATCGAATCGGGCATGGAATTCAAATTCCGCTCCGCTACCCACATTTGCTCAAAGAAGTAGCGCAGCGCAATCAATGCTTGGAAGTGTGCCCGACTACTTATTTGAAAACGGGAACGCTTCAGGAAATTCGACAACTGAAACAAGTCTTCGATCAGTGTTTCGATGCAGGCGTGGATATCGCGATCTGTACCGATAACGCGGGATTGAACGATGTGCGGTTGCCGTTTGAATATGAAACGCTCTTAACTCAAGATGTGATTGGGTTTGAGGAATTGCAAGCATGTCAGGATGCGGCGTTTCGTCATGCGTTTGCGTGGCAGTATGCACAGCGTCCGGCTTCGTTAATCGATCGATTGTTGAAGTCTGAGGCGAGTTAA
- the ccsB gene encoding c-type cytochrome biogenesis protein CcsB gives MDLVALQGILDNLSFAVLFATMLIYWLGAAFPQIPYASTLGTAGMAIANLSTATLLAARWIEAGYFPLSNLYESLFFLVWGITTMHLIAENMSKSKLVGVVTAPVAMSITAFAALTLPDTMQASAPLVPALKSNWLMMHVSVMMLSYATLMVGSLLAIAFLVVTRGQNIELKGSSVGTGSYREKSYQLHRSEEVSVNAGGTAVLEQTTLSPQRLTLADTLDNISYRVIGLGFPLLTIGIIAGGVWANEAWGSYWSWDPKETWAFITWLVFAAYLHSRITKGWQGRRPALLAAAGFVVVWICYLGVNLLGKGLHSYGWFL, from the coding sequence ATGGACTTGGTTGCACTTCAAGGGATTTTAGATAATCTGTCTTTTGCCGTTTTATTCGCGACGATGCTGATTTATTGGCTCGGTGCAGCCTTTCCGCAGATTCCGTACGCCTCGACGCTGGGAACGGCAGGAATGGCGATCGCGAATCTCTCCACTGCGACGCTGCTTGCTGCTCGCTGGATTGAAGCTGGATATTTCCCGCTGAGTAATCTCTATGAGTCGCTCTTTTTCCTGGTTTGGGGGATCACGACGATGCACCTGATCGCCGAAAATATGAGCAAGAGCAAACTGGTGGGAGTGGTGACGGCTCCGGTGGCAATGTCGATTACGGCGTTTGCGGCACTCACTTTGCCAGATACGATGCAGGCTTCCGCGCCTCTGGTTCCGGCGTTGAAATCAAACTGGCTGATGATGCACGTTAGCGTCATGATGTTGAGTTATGCGACATTGATGGTGGGATCGTTGTTGGCGATCGCGTTTCTCGTCGTGACTCGCGGACAAAATATCGAACTGAAAGGAAGCTCAGTCGGGACAGGTAGCTACCGCGAAAAATCTTACCAATTGCACCGTTCGGAAGAAGTCAGCGTGAATGCGGGTGGGACTGCCGTTTTGGAACAGACCACACTTTCCCCGCAGCGTTTGACCCTCGCGGATACGTTGGACAATATTAGCTATCGAGTAATTGGGCTGGGATTTCCGTTATTGACGATCGGGATTATTGCGGGCGGCGTTTGGGCAAACGAAGCTTGGGGATCGTACTGGAGTTGGGACCCGAAAGAAACTTGGGCGTTTATTACCTGGCTTGTGTTTGCGGCTTACCTGCATTCTCGAATTACAAAGGGTTGGCAGGGACGACGACCTGCACTTCTTGCTGCTGCTGGTTTTGTCGTCGTTTGGATTTGTTATCTGGGAGTCAATCTTCTGGGTAAAGGACTCCACAGTTACGGATGGTTCTTATAA
- a CDS encoding KGK domain-containing protein, with product MDNGFSPMNEDEVLFVDRGRVLMNNPTFKVSEFLDQLAQVISEQSDEWSEDSEAWFDEGLECEALRFNSGTGWQRGRVRIRLEFAPAKPQERLPERSSARQPEPLTRLEPLNDRPRPRNIDDIYADEDEY from the coding sequence ATGGATAACGGATTTAGCCCAATGAATGAAGATGAAGTCTTGTTCGTCGATCGAGGTCGCGTGTTGATGAACAATCCGACATTCAAAGTGAGCGAATTTTTAGATCAACTCGCACAGGTGATCAGTGAGCAATCTGATGAATGGTCAGAAGATAGCGAAGCCTGGTTTGATGAAGGCTTAGAATGTGAGGCGCTGCGATTTAATTCGGGCACAGGATGGCAACGCGGCAGAGTGCGGATTCGATTAGAGTTTGCGCCCGCAAAACCGCAGGAACGATTACCCGAACGATCGTCAGCGAGACAACCGGAACCGCTGACTCGATTGGAGCCTTTGAACGATCGACCCCGACCCCGCAATATTGATGACATTTACGCGGACGAGGACGAATATTAA
- the tilS gene encoding tRNA lysidine(34) synthetase TilS, with product MSHSWTPLHARIHRTIRHRHLLQENQSILIAVSGGQDSLCLAQLMIDLRSRWNWQLAIAHCDHRWRSDSEENAQHVATLAEKWDLPFYLKIADSIPSNEAAAREWRYAQLQSIEGFSAIVTGHTASDRAETLLFNLIRGSGADGLRSLNWTRSLSPTQTLIRPLLELIRSQTGEFCRDRNLEIWEDSTNSELKYSRNRIRQELIPDLRTYNLQVEHHLAQTIELLSADVDYLESVASELYEKANSPDGLDRRTLQQTAIALQRRVIRQFLARSLNFSPNFEQVEKCVALITAPNRSRTDPVKGTTIAEVTGDFIQLRSL from the coding sequence ATGTCCCATTCCTGGACACCGCTACACGCACGAATTCACCGAACCATTCGCCATCGACATCTGTTGCAGGAAAATCAATCGATTTTGATCGCGGTTTCTGGGGGACAGGATTCTCTTTGTTTGGCGCAATTGATGATCGATTTACGATCGCGCTGGAATTGGCAGCTTGCGATCGCGCATTGTGATCACCGCTGGCGATCGGACTCTGAGGAAAATGCTCAACACGTTGCCACGTTAGCCGAAAAATGGGACTTGCCCTTCTATCTGAAAATTGCGGATTCGATTCCTTCAAACGAAGCGGCAGCAAGAGAATGGCGATATGCTCAACTGCAATCGATTGAAGGATTTAGCGCGATCGTAACCGGGCATACTGCCAGCGATCGGGCTGAAACGCTTTTATTCAACTTAATTCGAGGCAGTGGAGCCGACGGATTACGATCGCTCAATTGGACACGATCGCTCAGTCCAACTCAGACGCTAATCCGTCCGTTATTAGAATTAATTCGATCGCAAACAGGTGAATTTTGTCGCGATCGCAATCTCGAAATCTGGGAAGACAGCACAAATTCAGAGTTGAAATATTCTAGAAATCGCATTCGACAAGAACTAATTCCCGATTTGAGAACGTACAACCTTCAAGTTGAACACCATTTAGCGCAAACGATCGAGCTTCTTTCTGCTGATGTGGACTATCTAGAAAGTGTCGCCTCCGAGTTGTACGAAAAAGCGAACTCTCCAGATGGGTTAGACCGGCGAACTTTACAACAAACAGCGATCGCGCTTCAACGTCGAGTAATTCGACAGTTTTTGGCACGATCGCTTAATTTCAGTCCAAATTTCGAGCAGGTTGAAAAATGTGTTGCGCTGATTACGGCTCCGAACCGATCGCGGACTGATCCCGTGAAAGGAACCACGATCGCAGAAGTCACTGGAGACTTTATTCAACTCAGAAGTCTCTGA